A single Prochlorococcus marinus XMU1410 DNA region contains:
- a CDS encoding DNA gyrase/topoisomerase IV subunit A — MDKKNFTSISLHEEMQRSYLEYAMSVIVGRALPDARDGLKPVQRRIIFAMHELGLTPDKPFRKCARVVGDVLGKYHPHGDQAVYDALVKLVQNFSTKYPTLDGHGNFGSVDNDPPAAMRYTETRLAPIAYKGFLEEIGSDTVNFSNNFDGSQKEPDVLPAQLPFLLLNGSSGIAVGMATNIPPHNLGEIVNGLVALVKNKDISDKKLSNIIKGPDFPTGGELIYSPAIEELYLTGKGSITIRGVVNTEEVNLGKGKHKKNAIIITELPYQINKASWIEKLAELVNSGKILGISDIRDESDRNGMRIVIELKKDSNSELVISNLYKKTTLQTNFGAIFLALIKGKPVQLNLKKYLNYFLEFREETIRKRTFYFLKNTLDKLEISEGLSKATKNIKKVIAIIEGSENSAEAKSKLIENFFLSEKQANSVLDMPLKKLTNLEKNQIDNEIKNLEEKKNYFQKLLNERELLLKLLIEELLILKTKYNVIRKTKIIKNINQNEELETINNQILEDFISKKTKLCIDNRLYLKRMILGNYKKSFEVINKIIDNKNIQKFICNIEKNIKLIGITNTGKVFTIDWESSINKDYKLDNKVLGNIHSSEIINFHSIKKETKNYLCVLNSDGRFKKVLFDEDMIKSNRSFTITKLKNNLKTIDSFICNENKDLIILTSIGRIFKFNLSTKFLTPTSKQSQGLIIAKLLPSEKIVSCCTFRDGENIFLISKQGKIFCINSNEIYCSNEYSLGYLNEKTQLKNDYFFKIITSNHHLDIETNKNKSARLDLNKLNLKSNKSNFLIDFLKLDRDEYLENCFRLENFID; from the coding sequence ATGGATAAGAAAAACTTCACTTCCATCTCACTTCACGAAGAAATGCAACGTTCTTATTTGGAGTATGCAATGAGCGTAATAGTTGGACGTGCTTTGCCAGATGCAAGAGACGGTCTTAAGCCTGTCCAACGAAGAATCATATTTGCAATGCACGAATTAGGTTTAACACCTGATAAACCATTTAGGAAGTGTGCAAGAGTTGTTGGAGATGTGCTTGGAAAATACCATCCTCACGGAGATCAAGCGGTATATGATGCATTAGTAAAGCTAGTACAAAATTTTTCAACTAAATATCCTACTCTTGATGGTCATGGCAATTTTGGATCAGTAGATAATGATCCGCCCGCAGCCATGAGATATACTGAGACCAGATTAGCTCCAATAGCTTATAAAGGATTTCTTGAAGAAATTGGATCAGACACAGTTAACTTTTCAAATAACTTTGACGGTTCTCAAAAAGAACCAGATGTTCTTCCAGCCCAACTTCCATTTTTATTGTTGAACGGCTCATCAGGTATTGCTGTTGGCATGGCAACTAATATTCCTCCTCACAACCTAGGCGAAATTGTAAATGGTTTAGTTGCCTTAGTTAAAAATAAAGATATTAGTGATAAAAAACTTTCTAACATTATCAAAGGACCTGATTTTCCTACAGGCGGAGAATTAATTTATAGTCCTGCAATAGAAGAACTTTATCTAACTGGAAAAGGATCTATAACGATAAGAGGAGTTGTAAATACGGAAGAGGTAAATTTAGGCAAAGGGAAACATAAAAAGAATGCAATAATAATTACGGAACTTCCATACCAAATTAACAAAGCAAGTTGGATTGAAAAACTCGCAGAACTTGTTAATTCAGGCAAGATTCTTGGGATTTCTGATATTAGGGATGAGAGCGACAGAAATGGAATGAGAATTGTAATAGAACTAAAAAAAGATTCTAATTCTGAACTTGTTATTTCAAACTTATATAAAAAAACAACTCTCCAAACAAACTTTGGAGCAATATTCTTAGCATTAATAAAAGGCAAGCCTGTACAACTAAATCTGAAAAAATATCTCAACTATTTTCTTGAATTTAGAGAAGAAACAATCAGAAAAAGAACTTTTTACTTTCTAAAAAACACCCTTGATAAACTAGAAATATCAGAAGGTTTATCTAAAGCTACAAAAAACATAAAAAAAGTTATCGCAATTATTGAAGGATCAGAAAATTCTGCAGAAGCTAAATCAAAATTAATTGAAAATTTCTTCTTAAGTGAAAAACAGGCAAATTCAGTTTTAGATATGCCTCTAAAAAAATTAACAAATCTAGAGAAAAATCAAATTGATAATGAAATAAAAAATTTAGAAGAAAAAAAGAATTATTTTCAAAAATTATTGAACGAAAGAGAATTATTACTTAAATTACTCATAGAAGAATTATTAATATTAAAAACAAAATACAATGTTATACGAAAAACAAAAATAATTAAAAATATAAATCAAAATGAAGAATTAGAAACGATTAATAATCAAATATTAGAAGACTTTATAAGTAAAAAAACTAAGTTATGTATAGACAATAGACTTTATTTAAAAAGAATGATTTTAGGTAATTACAAGAAATCATTTGAGGTTATAAATAAAATTATAGATAATAAAAATATTCAAAAATTTATATGCAATATTGAAAAAAATATAAAATTAATTGGAATCACAAATACAGGAAAAGTTTTTACCATTGATTGGGAATCAAGTATTAATAAAGACTATAAATTAGATAATAAAGTTCTTGGAAATATTCATTCTAGTGAAATAATAAATTTTCATTCAATTAAAAAAGAAACTAAAAATTATTTATGCGTATTAAATTCAGATGGAAGATTTAAAAAAGTTTTATTTGATGAAGATATGATTAAAAGTAATAGATCTTTCACTATTACAAAATTAAAAAATAATTTAAAAACAATTGATTCTTTTATTTGTAATGAAAACAAAGATTTAATAATATTAACCTCAATAGGAAGAATTTTTAAATTTAATTTATCAACTAAATTTTTAACGCCAACTTCTAAACAATCCCAAGGATTAATAATTGCAAAACTTTTACCATCCGAAAAAATCGTTTCTTGTTGTACATTCCGTGATGGAGAAAATATTTTTTTAATATCTAAACAAGGAAAAATCTTTTGCATAAATAGCAATGAAATTTACTGCTCAAATGAATACAGCTTAGGATATTTGAATGAAAAAACCCAACTTAAAAACGATTACTTTTTCAAAATAATTACAAGTAACCATCATCTTGATATAGAAACTAATAAAAATAAATCTGCAAGATTGGACCTAAATAAATTAAATTTAAAATCCAATAAATCAAATTTTTTGATTGATTTTTTAAAATTAGATAGGGATGAATACCTTGAAAATTGTTTCCGACTTGAAAACTTTATTGACTAA
- a CDS encoding tetratricopeptide repeat protein, producing the protein MKKFLEKIFCISMISFYCIQIEKVQAIVPYYYFPTIKNLQKQSLYISKNAYQLLYFGQYEDSLNLAKLAVKINAKDEKLWLILAEAQLAKKQYKNALNSLNKAEQINSRISEVYFAKSNIYLKISQREKAKIALEKGIKIEPNNHKAIFQLGNILLMEKNYFGAIKLFDKSIKIKPDFWQAINNKGLAYFEKNNINLSIKLFENAISIQENAEPLLGLASCLRINDIELAIKLAKKALAKNPKYVNYEYRKEQLWGEKLQSSTEILLQNEQLKKDVILAKSKINESS; encoded by the coding sequence ATGAAAAAATTTTTAGAAAAAATATTCTGTATCTCAATGATCAGCTTTTACTGTATCCAAATAGAAAAAGTTCAAGCAATAGTTCCCTATTATTATTTCCCAACAATAAAAAATTTACAAAAGCAAAGTTTATATATTAGCAAAAATGCATACCAACTACTTTATTTTGGACAATATGAAGATAGTCTTAACTTAGCCAAATTAGCTGTAAAAATAAATGCAAAAGATGAAAAACTATGGTTAATTTTAGCTGAAGCACAATTGGCTAAAAAACAATACAAAAACGCATTAAATTCTCTAAATAAAGCAGAACAGATTAATTCAAGAATAAGCGAAGTATATTTTGCTAAAAGTAATATTTACTTAAAAATTTCCCAACGAGAAAAGGCAAAGATTGCTTTAGAAAAAGGAATAAAAATAGAACCTAATAACCACAAAGCTATTTTTCAGTTAGGAAATATTTTATTAATGGAAAAAAATTACTTTGGAGCTATCAAATTGTTTGATAAATCTATAAAAATTAAACCTGATTTCTGGCAAGCCATCAACAATAAAGGTTTAGCTTATTTCGAAAAAAATAATATAAATCTATCAATCAAACTTTTTGAAAATGCAATCTCAATTCAGGAAAATGCTGAACCATTACTAGGACTAGCTTCATGTCTAAGAATTAATGATATTGAATTAGCAATTAAGCTCGCAAAAAAAGCTTTGGCTAAAAATCCCAAATATGTCAATTATGAATATAGAAAAGAACAATTATGGGGAGAAAAATTACAATCCTCTACAGAAATTCTTTTACAAAATGAACAGCTTAAAAAAGATGTAATACTTGCAAAATCCAAAATAAATGAATCATCTTAA
- the purF gene encoding amidophosphoribosyltransferase, which produces MCGIVGIVSSNDVNQQIYDSLLLLQHRGQDSTGIATMENTVFHIHKVKGQVNTAYRTRDMRNLIGKIGLGHVRYATKGSAESVEEAQPFYVNAPYGIVLIHNGNLTNTRDLEKQLFNVDKRHTNSSSDTEMLLNVFATELQEQIHNQELEPDIIFNAVKSLHNRIQGSYASIALISGHGLLAFRDPFGIRPLVIGKRLSLTTKKEEWMVASESLVLENNDYQVVRDVDPGEAVFINLDGEFFSKQCSENPMLFPCAFEYVYLARPDSIMNGISVYKARLKMGDYLAETIKETINSGDIDVVMPIPDSSRPAAMQVARQLGIEYREGFFKNRYVGRTFIMPGQQKRKKSVRQKLNAMSAEFKNKNVLIVDDSIVRGTTSKEIVQMAKDAGANKVFFTSAAPPVRYPHVYGINMPNRDELIAHNRTINEIADKLEIDNLVYQSVESLRKAIISDSPIKDLEMSCFTGSYVTGTVNQEYLNWVENEYKS; this is translated from the coding sequence ATGTGCGGCATAGTTGGAATCGTTTCTTCAAATGATGTAAATCAACAAATTTACGATAGTCTTTTGCTTTTGCAGCATAGGGGGCAAGACTCAACAGGTATAGCAACAATGGAAAATACTGTTTTTCATATACATAAGGTTAAAGGTCAGGTTAATACTGCTTATAGAACTAGAGATATGAGAAATTTAATTGGCAAAATTGGATTGGGTCATGTTAGGTATGCAACAAAGGGATCAGCAGAAAGTGTAGAAGAAGCACAGCCTTTTTATGTTAATGCTCCCTATGGAATTGTTTTGATACATAATGGAAACTTGACTAATACCAGAGATTTAGAAAAACAGTTGTTTAATGTCGACAAGCGGCATACAAATTCTTCAAGTGATACTGAAATGTTATTAAATGTATTCGCGACAGAATTACAAGAACAAATTCATAATCAAGAATTAGAACCTGATATTATTTTTAATGCCGTCAAATCTTTACATAATAGAATTCAGGGATCATATGCTTCAATTGCATTAATTTCAGGACATGGTTTATTAGCATTTAGAGATCCTTTTGGTATTAGGCCTTTAGTCATAGGGAAAAGACTTTCATTAACCACAAAAAAAGAAGAATGGATGGTTGCAAGCGAATCTTTAGTTCTTGAGAATAATGATTATCAAGTAGTGAGAGATGTAGATCCAGGAGAAGCAGTTTTTATAAATCTTGATGGAGAGTTTTTCTCTAAGCAATGTTCTGAAAATCCAATGTTATTTCCCTGTGCTTTTGAATATGTTTACTTAGCTAGGCCAGATTCAATTATGAATGGAATTTCAGTCTATAAAGCTCGTTTAAAGATGGGAGATTATTTAGCAGAAACAATAAAAGAAACAATCAATTCAGGAGATATTGATGTAGTTATGCCTATTCCTGATTCTTCTAGACCCGCGGCAATGCAAGTTGCAAGACAGTTAGGGATAGAATATAGGGAAGGTTTTTTTAAAAATAGATATGTTGGTAGAACATTCATAATGCCTGGTCAGCAGAAACGTAAGAAATCTGTAAGGCAAAAATTAAATGCCATGAGTGCAGAGTTTAAAAATAAAAATGTATTAATTGTTGATGACTCGATAGTAAGAGGTACTACTTCAAAAGAAATTGTCCAGATGGCTAAAGATGCAGGAGCAAATAAAGTTTTTTTTACATCAGCAGCTCCTCCTGTTCGTTATCCTCACGTTTATGGAATTAATATGCCCAATAGAGATGAGTTAATAGCTCATAATAGGACAATAAACGAAATCGCCGATAAACTTGAAATTGATAACCTTGTTTATCAAAGTGTTGAAAGTTTGCGTAAAGCTATAATAAGTGATTCTCCTATAAAAGATTTGGAGATGAGTTGCTTTACTGGTTCTTATGTAACAGGAACAGTAAATCAAGAATACTTAAATTGGGTTGAAAATGAATATAAATCTTAG